A genomic region of Glycine max cultivar Williams 82 chromosome 15, Glycine_max_v4.0, whole genome shotgun sequence contains the following coding sequences:
- the GER10 gene encoding germin-like protein precursor has translation MKKMILTLFFNIILSLLSLSHASVVDFCVADYTGPNGPAGYSCKSPAKVTVDDFVYSGLGTAGNTSNIIKAAVTPAFDAQFPGVNGLGISIARLDLAAGGVIPLHTHPGASELLVVVQGTICTGFVASDNTVYLKTLKKGDVMVYPQGLLHFQINDGESQALAFVSFSSANPGLQILDFSLFKSDFPTELITQTTFIDAAVVKKLKGVLGGSG, from the coding sequence ATGAAGAAGATGATTCTAACCCTCTTCTTCAATATCATTTTATCTCTCCTCTCCCTCTCCCACGCCTCCGTGGTGGATTTCTGCGTAGCAGACTACACAGGCCCCAATGGCCCCGCAGGGTACTCATGCAAGAGCCCAGCAAAGGTCACGGTGGACGACTTCGTCTACTCCGGCCTTGGCACCGCCGGCAACACCTCAAACATCATCAAAGCCGCGGTGACGCCGGCGTTCGACGCGCAATTCCCCGGCGTCAACGGGCTTGGAATCTCCATTGCACGCCTAGACCTAGCAGCCGGTGGAGTCATCCCTCTTCACACGCACCCTGGTGCCTCAGAGCTGCTGGTGGTTGTGCAGGGAACAATCTGCACCGGCTTCGTTGCTTCGGACAACACTGTGTACCTCAAAACCCTAAAAAAGGGTGATGTCATGGTGTACCCTCAGGGCTTGTTGCACTTCCAGATCAACGATGGAGAGTCTCAGGCTTTGGCTTTTGTGAGCTTCAGCAGTGCTAACCCTGGCCTCCAGATTCTGGACTTTTCTTTGTTCAAGAGTGATTTCCCCACTGAGCTTATCACGCAAACCACTTTCATTGATGCTGCAGTTGTCAAGAAGCTCAAGGGTGTTCTTGGAGGGTCaggttaa
- the LOC100806027 gene encoding MOB kinase activator-like 1A-like, with translation MSLFGLGNRNQKTFRPKKSAPSGSKGAQLQKHIDATLGSGNLREAVKLPPGEDINEWLAVNTVDFFNQVNILFGTLTEFCTPSNCPSMTAGPKYEYRWADGVTIKKPIEVSAPKYVEYLMDWIESQLDDETIFPQRLGAPFPTNFRDVVKTIFKRLFRVYAHIYHSHFQKIVSLKEEAHLNTCFKHFVLFTWEFRLIDKVELAPLEDLVESIIQL, from the exons ATGAGTCTCTTCGGTCTTGGAAACAG AAACCAAAAAACATTTCGTCCAAAAAAGAGCGCTCCATCTGGAAGTAAG GGTGCTCAACTTCAAAAACACATAGATGCCACGTTGGGTAGTGGGAACTTGAGGGAGGCTGTTAAACTGCCCCCTGGTGAAGATATTAATGAGTGGCTAGCTGTAAACA CTGTGGACTTCTTTAATCAAGTGAATATCCTGTTTGGTACTCTTACAGAATTCTGCACGCCAAGTAACTGCCCTTCAATGACTGCAGGaccaaa GTATGAGTATCGATGGGCTGATGGTGTTACTATAAAGAAACCAATAGAGGTGTCTGCTCCAAAATATGTTGAGTATTTGATGGACTGGATTGAATCTCAGCTAGATGATGAAACAATTTTCCCTCAAAGATTGG GGGCTCCCTTTCCAACCAATTTCCGAGATGTTGTCAAGACAATTTTCAAGCGACTATTCCGTGTATATGCCCACATTTACCACTCACATTTTCAGAAGATAGTGAGTTTGAAGGAAGAAGCTCACCTTAATACTTGCTTCaagcactttgttttatttaCTTGG GAATTCCGTTTGATCGACAAAGTAGAGTTGGCACCTCTTGAGGACCTTGTTGAATCTATTATTCAGTTATAG
- the LOC100806027 gene encoding MOB kinase activator-like 1A-like isoform X1, with translation MSLFGLGNRNQKTFRPKKSAPSGSKGAQLQKHIDATLGSGNLREAVKLPPGEDINEWLAVNTVDFFNQVNILFGTLTEFCTPSNCPSMTAGPKYEYRWADGVTIKKPIEVSAPKYVEYLMDWIESQLDDETIFPQRLGMFDVLMKLVGQLAELSGLLFANYMHHSTIFIYCCIVVGAPFPTNFRDVVKTIFKRLFRVYAHIYHSHFQKIVSLKEEAHLNTCFKHFVLFTWEFRLIDKVELAPLEDLVESIIQL, from the exons ATGAGTCTCTTCGGTCTTGGAAACAG AAACCAAAAAACATTTCGTCCAAAAAAGAGCGCTCCATCTGGAAGTAAG GGTGCTCAACTTCAAAAACACATAGATGCCACGTTGGGTAGTGGGAACTTGAGGGAGGCTGTTAAACTGCCCCCTGGTGAAGATATTAATGAGTGGCTAGCTGTAAACA CTGTGGACTTCTTTAATCAAGTGAATATCCTGTTTGGTACTCTTACAGAATTCTGCACGCCAAGTAACTGCCCTTCAATGACTGCAGGaccaaa GTATGAGTATCGATGGGCTGATGGTGTTACTATAAAGAAACCAATAGAGGTGTCTGCTCCAAAATATGTTGAGTATTTGATGGACTGGATTGAATCTCAGCTAGATGATGAAACAATTTTCCCTCAAAGATTGGGTATGTTTGACGTATTGATGAAGCTAGTGGGCCAGTTAGCTGAACTTTCAGGACTGTTATTTGCTAATTATATGCATCATagcactatttttatttattgttgcatTGTTGTAGGGGCTCCCTTTCCAACCAATTTCCGAGATGTTGTCAAGACAATTTTCAAGCGACTATTCCGTGTATATGCCCACATTTACCACTCACATTTTCAGAAGATAGTGAGTTTGAAGGAAGAAGCTCACCTTAATACTTGCTTCaagcactttgttttatttaCTTGG GAATTCCGTTTGATCGACAAAGTAGAGTTGGCACCTCTTGAGGACCTTGTTGAATCTATTATTCAGTTATAG